A part of Quatrionicoccus australiensis genomic DNA contains:
- a CDS encoding MerR family transcriptional regulator, with amino-acid sequence MTTKPAIPATCSTSEAARILGISVRAAQLWVENGLLQAWKTPGGHRRILRSSLALIVEQQKLATDQGSEEALSILVIETGQDEREDLGEALLAAFPNSKVQLSATAFESLLSLGEKTPDVLIANLATLDVGSLQQHDRESGTSHLAGTLLIALAPDHAAMAELRRQLPGEFILLGKPPAKDELQRLIRAFIQGRQNHRRKA; translated from the coding sequence ATGACAACCAAACCCGCCATCCCTGCTACCTGCTCCACCAGCGAAGCCGCCAGGATTCTCGGCATCAGCGTGCGCGCCGCCCAGCTCTGGGTTGAAAACGGCCTGCTGCAAGCCTGGAAAACCCCGGGCGGGCATCGTCGCATCCTGCGCAGTTCACTCGCCCTGATCGTCGAGCAGCAAAAATTGGCGACCGACCAGGGAAGCGAGGAAGCACTTTCCATCCTGGTCATCGAAACCGGACAGGACGAACGTGAAGATCTCGGCGAGGCACTGCTCGCCGCCTTCCCGAACAGCAAGGTCCAGCTTTCGGCGACGGCCTTCGAAAGCCTGCTCAGCCTCGGCGAGAAAACGCCGGATGTCCTGATCGCCAACCTCGCCACCCTCGATGTCGGAAGCCTGCAGCAGCACGACCGCGAATCCGGCACATCCCATCTCGCCGGCACCCTGCTCATTGCCCTCGCGCCCGATCACGCCGCCATGGCCGAACTGCGCCGGCAGTTACCGGGCGAATTCATCCTGCTCGGCAAACCGCCCGCCAAAGATGAACTGCAACGCTTGATTCGCGCTTTTATCCAGGGGCGCCAAAACCATCGGAGAAAAGCATGA
- a CDS encoding methyl-accepting chemotaxis protein, producing MSKQTLPSLTRTMAFSLALPTLAGCLSSILRDGFSGSMLLSVGAILLAAAGGMFWLRHGEKTARRAWNDQATASTQEALDAAATQRLQGLDQLCSQVLPLWASQIDIVHTQTEDSITALSSRFADLSGRIQSAVSTVRSDDGVDMVSLLASSEAELNGIITDLQGTLANKDILLQQMRELSGMTSQLESMARGVGEIAKQTNLLALNAAIEAARAGEAGRGFAVVADEVRKLSSLSGDTGRKIAETVAVVNRSISNTLDTSQQYAEQELKLLSNSGQQIGDVVARFRDAADVLVENANTLTREGEHIGQEIGEVLVALQFQDRVGQVLDHVRNDLRRLEDRVLNASREAAAGRPAGAIDSTAWLAEMAEKFTTPEQHQLQHGGAKPGAAAADEITFF from the coding sequence ATGAGCAAACAAACGCTGCCATCACTGACCCGGACGATGGCGTTTTCCCTCGCCCTGCCGACACTGGCCGGCTGCCTGAGCAGCATCCTGCGCGATGGCTTTTCCGGCAGCATGCTGCTCAGCGTCGGCGCGATCCTGCTTGCTGCGGCTGGCGGCATGTTCTGGCTGCGCCACGGCGAAAAGACGGCCCGCCGCGCCTGGAACGACCAGGCCACGGCATCAACGCAAGAAGCACTCGATGCGGCGGCAACCCAGCGCCTGCAGGGTCTAGATCAATTGTGCTCGCAGGTGCTGCCCTTGTGGGCCAGCCAGATCGATATCGTGCACACCCAGACCGAGGACTCGATCACCGCCCTGAGCAGCCGTTTTGCCGATCTTTCCGGACGCATCCAGAGTGCGGTCAGCACGGTGCGCTCAGACGACGGCGTCGACATGGTCAGTCTTCTGGCCAGCAGCGAGGCCGAACTCAACGGCATCATCACCGACCTGCAGGGCACGCTGGCCAACAAGGACATCCTGCTGCAACAGATGCGCGAATTGTCCGGCATGACCAGTCAACTCGAATCGATGGCCCGCGGTGTCGGCGAAATCGCCAAGCAGACCAACCTGCTGGCCCTCAATGCCGCCATCGAAGCCGCCCGGGCCGGCGAAGCCGGACGCGGCTTCGCCGTGGTCGCCGATGAAGTCCGCAAACTGTCCTCGCTGTCCGGCGACACCGGCCGCAAGATCGCCGAGACGGTTGCCGTCGTCAATCGCAGCATCAGCAACACGCTTGACACCTCGCAGCAGTACGCCGAACAGGAACTCAAGCTGCTCAGCAACTCCGGCCAGCAGATCGGCGATGTCGTGGCACGGTTTCGCGATGCGGCAGATGTACTGGTGGAAAACGCCAACACGCTGACCCGCGAAGGCGAGCATATTGGCCAGGAAATCGGCGAAGTCCTGGTTGCCCTGCAATTCCAGGACCGCGTTGGACAGGTGCTCGACCATGTCCGCAACGATCTGCGCCGCCTTGAAGACCGCGTACTCAACGCAAGCCGCGAGGCCGCCGCTGGCCGCCCGGCCGGCGCAATCGACAGCACCGCCTGGCTGGCCGAAATGGCCGAGAAATTCACCACCCCCGAACAGCACCAGCTCCAGCACGGCGGCGCCAAGCCCGGCGCCGCTGCTGCCGACGAGATCACCTTTTTCTGA
- a CDS encoding response regulator, whose product MAKTILIVDDSASLRQVVSISLKGAGYDVIEACDGVDGLKKLDGRKIHLIISDVNMPNMDGITFVKESKQLPAYKFTPVIMLTTEAGDTKKQAGQAAGAKAWVVKPFQPAQMLAAVGKLILP is encoded by the coding sequence ATGGCAAAAACCATCCTGATCGTCGATGACTCCGCCTCGCTGCGGCAAGTCGTCAGCATTTCCCTCAAGGGCGCCGGTTACGACGTCATCGAAGCCTGCGACGGCGTCGACGGCCTGAAGAAGCTCGACGGCCGCAAGATCCACCTGATCATCAGCGACGTAAACATGCCGAACATGGACGGCATCACCTTCGTCAAGGAAAGCAAGCAATTGCCGGCCTACAAATTCACGCCGGTGATCATGCTCACCACCGAAGCCGGCGACACCAAGAAACAGGCCGGCCAGGCGGCCGGGGCGAAGGCCTGGGTGGTCAAGCCCTTCCAGCCGGCCCAGATGCTTGCCGCGGTCGGCAAGCTGATCCTGCCCTGA